Sequence from the Bacillus thuringiensis genome:
GGTTCGCCTCAAGCAAGATTTGCTCATGTTGCGGAGTAAAATACGACCATTCAGTTCAACCAGAAGGACAGTGGAGTTTAAAAATACGTGAGTGGCGTTGTGCTTCATGCAATAGCCATCACGATAGGGATGTAAATGCGTCGGTAAATTTATCAAGATGGGTAAAATAAATGCTTGATAATAGGAGGTAACGATACTGCCTCGTGTGGAGTGTTATACCCCTCGTCCCTTCGGGGTTGCGAGAACACGATGAAGCACTAACTCGTGTAAATTTGATTGAATTGTATAGATTTAGTTAAGTTTATCGTATCGGTAGTATTCTATGGGTTATTTCTCAAATAGTTTATTAGTTTTGTTTGTTCTTATCGTATGTAGCTGTATGATTTTTGGTTGATAATATAATGATAGTTTTATATAAAAGAAGTTAACTGTGGTGAGGTTAACTTCTTTTTATTTTACGTTGAGAAGGAATTATATTGTTCTAATGGAAGTTTGTTTAAGTTAATTTTATAGTAAGGGTAATTTTACAAAATACAAACAAACGAGAGAATAAGGAGTATTCACATGAATAATAGTATAAGCTACACAATTGAACACCCAACAGACTTCAATGAATTATTAGCGTTATATGAATCTTTAAGATGGAATTCTCTTAAATTAACAGTTAATGAATTGGAACAAATGTGTAAACAAAGTTGGTATGCAATATATGCTTTTGATGATAAGAGGCTAGTAGGGATGGGGCGTGTTATATCAGATGGCGTAATAACAGGAATTATTTGTGGAGTAGGTGTATTGCCAGAATATCAGTCCATGGGTATTGGGAAAGAAATAGTAGAACGATTAGTCCAGCACTGTGAAAAAAGTAAGGTTATTCCACAACTTATGTGTGTTGAAAAATTGCAACCTTACTATGAAACTATTGGGTTTGAAGCCTTCTCGATTGGAATGACAAAACACATTAAACGATGTTAAAGAAATAATTTCATTACTATTTTATAAATTAAACCCTTAATAAATAATAAAAGAGCATGTTTGAAAAAAATTCAAACATGCTTTTTTATTAAAGGAAATCTGTTTAATATGAATGACCTAATCCGTTCCAATAAAAAGAAACGATTTCTTGTGCTAATTCATCTATATTTGTAAGAATAGGATTGTCATTTTCATCTTTAAAATTCCCAATTGATAATAAAGATACGAAAGCATGAGCTGCAAATTTAGGGTTTCCTTTTTGGATTTCTCCAAGTTGCATCGCTTTATCGAGTGCTTTTTCTAACACTTCATACATGCTATCTTCAGCTTTTTTTAATTCCTTTAATTGTTCTTCAGATAAAGATAGTTTTGCATCTTTCATAAAATTTTTCATATCGATATCCATTGTGGCATGTAAGTAAACTTTAGCAAAGTTTAATAATCTCTCTTCTAAAGTATTGTTTGTAGAGAGTATTTGCGACATATTCTCACGTATACGTATCATCATTTGAATCATAGTAGCGGTAAATAAATCGGCTTTTGTTGAAAAGTAATAGTAGACGGTTGCTTTCGTAACACCACAAACTTTTGCTACTTCATCCATGGAAACAACTTGATAATTTTGAGTAAGAAATAATCGTGTTGCTACTTCTAAAATAGTTTCTTTTGTAGATTTTGTATTTTTATTTTGACGAGGCCTTCCGAGAGGACGTTGTTTTTGTTCCAAATCTATTCGCTCCTGACATGTATTGTTGAGATAATTATAACACAAATTTTTATTTATTCTTGATTAATTAACCGACCGGTATATATAATTAATATTAGAGAAAAAAAGGAAGGTGGGTTTTTATGAAAAAGCACCCGTTACATATGTTAGGGAGGCTTGTAGCAGGGAAGCATACGCAATGGATAACTTTATCGGTATGGATTCTTATTACATTAGTACTTTCATTTACGTTACCACAAGTAAACAGTACGAAAGAACCGAATCCGAAAAATTTACCTGAAACAGCTATGTCGCAGCAAGCAGAAGCACTTATGAAAAAAGAGTTTCCGAATAATGCGGGGAATCCTTTGTTAGTAGTATGGTATAGAGATGGTGGATTACAGTCACAAGATTATAAACTCATGCAAGATGTTTATAAAGAGTTAAAAGCTAGTCCTTTAAAGGAACAATCAACGTTACCACCATTTGATACCATCCCGGAACAAGTATTATCAAAAAGTGCATCAAAAGATGGTACATCATTTGTTACACCAGTATTCTTTAATAAGTCGGCTGGAACAGATATATTAAAAGGAAATCTTGAAGATTTAAGAAAGATAGTGAATAGTAAGGTCGATGAAGATCCATTCAAACAAAAAATAAGTGACTCTGGTTTACATGTTCGATTATCTGGACCTGTAGGTATTCAAACGGATGCAGTTAGTTTATTTAGTCAAGCAGATGTGAAATTGTTAGTTGCTACTGTATTACTCGTATTGGTTCTATTAATTTTACTGTACCGTTCACCAATTTTAGCAATTTTACCTTTACTTGTTGTTGGCTTTGCATACGGCATTATTAGTCCTACACTTGGATTTTTAGCTGGTCACGGATGGATTAAAGTAGATGCCCAAGCGATATCAATTATGACAGTGTTATTGTTTGGTGCTGGAACGGACTATTGTTTATTTTTAATTTCGAGATATCGTGAGTACTTGTTAGAAGAAGAAAGCAAATATAAAGCATTGCAACTTGCAATTAAAGCTTCTGGCGGGGCAATAATAATGAGTGCGTTAACTGTTGTACTTGGGTTAGGAACATTATTACTTGCTCATTATGGTGCCTTTCATCGATTTGCAGTGCCATTTAGTGTTGCTGTATTCATAATGGGAATTGCTGCTTTAACAATTTTACCAGCGTTATTATTAATTTTCGGTAGAGCTGCATTCTTCCCATTTATACCGAGAACCGCTTCGATGAATGAGGAATTTACAAGAAAGAAAAAGAGAGTCGTAAAAGTAAAAAAATCAAAAGGCGCCTTTAGTAAAAAACTTGGAGATGTGGTAGTACGAAGACCGTGGACAATAATTATGCTCACTGTATTTGTATTAGGTGGATTGGCTTCATTTGTACCACGTATTCAATACACATATGACCTATTAGAATCGTTTCCAAAGGATATGCCTTCACGCGAAGGGTTTACGTTAATTAGTGATCATTTTTCAGCTGGTGAATTAGCGCCAGTAAAAGTTGTTGTTGATACGAAAGGAAAAGAGCTTCCTATTAAACAAGAACTACAGAAATTTTCTTTCGTAAAAACAGTGAAAGACCCAAAAGAAGGTAAAGAAAATAAGCAAATTAAAATGTATGAGGTTTCTTTAGCTGAAAATCCATACTCAATTGAAGCGTTAAATCAAATCCCTAAATTGAAAAACAGTGTAGAAAAAGTATTAAAAGATGCTGGGGTTAGTAATGCAGAAGATCAACTATGGATTGGCGGAGAAACAGCGTCATTATATGATACAAAGCAAATTACGGAACGTGATGAAGCAGTTATCATTCCAGTAATGATTAGTATTATAGCTTTACTATTACTTGTTTACTTACGATCGATTGTTGCGATGATTTATTTAATTGTAACTGTTGTATTATCATTTTTCTCTGCATTAGGAGCAGGGTGGTTATTACTTCATTATGGTATGGGAGCACCGGCCATTCAAGGTGCGATACCGTTATACGCATTCGTATTTTTAGTTGCTTTAGGTGAAGATTATAATATCTTTATGGTTTCAGAAATATGGAAAAATAGAAAGACACAAAATCACTTAGATGCAGTAAAAAATGGCGTTATACAAACAGGTAGTGTCATTACATCCGCAGGTTTAATTTTAGCCGGAACTTTTGCTGTGTTAGGAACACTTCCAATTCAAGTGCTCGTTCAATTTGGTATTGTAACAGCAATTGGTGTATTACTAGATACGTTCATTGTAAGACCACTACTTGTACCGGCAATCACAGTCGTTTTAGGTCGCTTTGCTTTTTGGCCAGGGAAACTTTCAAGAAAGAATGAAGAGATACAAAAAGTGGATGCATAGTTGGAAAAGCCAAGGATATTTTCCTTGGCTTTTTTCAATGTAATTAATTTTTTGAAGTCAAATCATCAGATGCAGCGTGATCAGCATCTTCAATAGCGGTTTCTGGCATTCCATATAAGCCGTTCATTACTTGTTCATCGATAGTAAGATTTGCAGTATTATTATTTTGAATAGATGTAGTGTTTTCAGTAACATTTTCTTTTTTACTCATATTTTTGTTATTCATGTATGAATCCTCCAAATTTCATTTGATTTATTTATAGTATGTGGATGGATTTCCAGAAATATGTGAATGGATTCTTATAGATGTTATATAATTAAATAAACAATTAGGGTGAAATGTAAACAGTTAGGAGTGAACATTTATGGTGAAAGCAAGGGAAATAGCCTTCTAAAATACAAAGAAAATTTTAGGAGGCTATTAAAATGAAGTTTCACGTAATTGATAGAGAAAATTGGAATAGAGAGAAGTATTTTGAACATTATTTAGAATTAAAATGTACGTTTAGTATGACAGTAAATGTTGATATTACGCTTTTGATAAAGGAAGTACATCAAAAGGGAATTACATTTTATCCGACTTTTATTTATATTATTTCGAGAATAATAAATAAACATAAAGAATTTCGAACATGTTTTAATGAAGAAGGAGTTTTGGGCTATTGGGAGGAAATGATACCAAGTTATACAATCTTTCATAAAGATGATAAGTCTTTTTCAAGTATATGGACGGATTATTCAAGGGATTTTCGCATTTTCTATAAAAATTATGAAGAAGATATGAGATGCTATGCTAATGTTCATGGTCTTTTCACGAAAGAAAATATTCCGCCTAATGTATTTCCGATTTCTAGCATACCTTGGACTAGTTTTACTGGATTTAATCTTAATATTAATAATGATGCTGATTTTCTATTACCAATTATAACTTGTGGGAAATATTTTAATGAAGAAAATAAGGTTATGCTACCAGTTTCATTGCAAGTTCATCACTCGGTTTGTGATGGGTATCATGCAAGTCGATTTATAGAAGATTTACAGGAGTTAAGTAATAGTTGCAACGAGTGGCTTAAGTAACAACTAATTTTTAATTCTATACAATTTAAAATGAATAATAGAAGAGAACATGTTTATATTGCATGGTCTCTTTTTTATTCATTAATAATAAGTAATAGTGGAAAATATAGGCTGATTTGTAGTTTAATAGTAAATAGATATATTAGTGTTAATTTTCTTTGTTTTTTAAAAATTTAAGGATATAAATGATTTAATAGGGGGTAGTAAAGTGAAATTCGTAAGTATTGAAAATGAAGAGATCCTAATTGAGAATATGGCAAAACTGTATTGTAAAGCATTTGAAAAAACAAATTTCAATGAGATGATTGAGCGAATGAAAAGACATGTAGAATATGCAGATTTTAAAGGTATAGTAGCAATAAATGATGAAAATGAAGTGGTTGGTTTTACTTATGGTTATCGCTCATTAGAAGGACAGTACTATAATCAATTAATGAGAGAAGCGTTAAATCTAGAGCAAGTAGAAGAGTGGTTACAAGATTGTTTTGAATTTGTAGAGTTAGCAGTTCATCCACAATATCAAAATGAAGGTCTTGGAACGAAATTACATAATGAATTACTAAAAGGGATTTCAAATAGAACGAGTGTTTTAACAACACAAATAAACAATGAAAAAGCGCGTTCGTTATATGAAAGATTAGAGTGGATAAATATATTGGAGCCA
This genomic interval carries:
- the catA gene encoding type A chloramphenicol O-acetyltransferase, which codes for MKFHVIDRENWNREKYFEHYLELKCTFSMTVNVDITLLIKEVHQKGITFYPTFIYIISRIINKHKEFRTCFNEEGVLGYWEEMIPSYTIFHKDDKSFSSIWTDYSRDFRIFYKNYEEDMRCYANVHGLFTKENIPPNVFPISSIPWTSFTGFNLNINNDADFLLPIITCGKYFNEENKVMLPVSLQVHHSVCDGYHASRFIEDLQELSNSCNEWLK
- a CDS encoding TetR/AcrR family transcriptional regulator; translation: MEQKQRPLGRPRQNKNTKSTKETILEVATRLFLTQNYQVVSMDEVAKVCGVTKATVYYYFSTKADLFTATMIQMMIRIRENMSQILSTNNTLEERLLNFAKVYLHATMDIDMKNFMKDAKLSLSEEQLKELKKAEDSMYEVLEKALDKAMQLGEIQKGNPKFAAHAFVSLLSIGNFKDENDNPILTNIDELAQEIVSFYWNGLGHSY
- a CDS encoding MMPL family transporter, with translation MKKHPLHMLGRLVAGKHTQWITLSVWILITLVLSFTLPQVNSTKEPNPKNLPETAMSQQAEALMKKEFPNNAGNPLLVVWYRDGGLQSQDYKLMQDVYKELKASPLKEQSTLPPFDTIPEQVLSKSASKDGTSFVTPVFFNKSAGTDILKGNLEDLRKIVNSKVDEDPFKQKISDSGLHVRLSGPVGIQTDAVSLFSQADVKLLVATVLLVLVLLILLYRSPILAILPLLVVGFAYGIISPTLGFLAGHGWIKVDAQAISIMTVLLFGAGTDYCLFLISRYREYLLEEESKYKALQLAIKASGGAIIMSALTVVLGLGTLLLAHYGAFHRFAVPFSVAVFIMGIAALTILPALLLIFGRAAFFPFIPRTASMNEEFTRKKKRVVKVKKSKGAFSKKLGDVVVRRPWTIIMLTVFVLGGLASFVPRIQYTYDLLESFPKDMPSREGFTLISDHFSAGELAPVKVVVDTKGKELPIKQELQKFSFVKTVKDPKEGKENKQIKMYEVSLAENPYSIEALNQIPKLKNSVEKVLKDAGVSNAEDQLWIGGETASLYDTKQITERDEAVIIPVMISIIALLLLVYLRSIVAMIYLIVTVVLSFFSALGAGWLLLHYGMGAPAIQGAIPLYAFVFLVALGEDYNIFMVSEIWKNRKTQNHLDAVKNGVIQTGSVITSAGLILAGTFAVLGTLPIQVLVQFGIVTAIGVLLDTFIVRPLLVPAITVVLGRFAFWPGKLSRKNEEIQKVDA
- a CDS encoding DUF4021 domain-containing protein, with the protein product MNNKNMSKKENVTENTTSIQNNNTANLTIDEQVMNGLYGMPETAIEDADHAASDDLTSKN
- a CDS encoding GNAT family N-acetyltransferase, with product MKFVSIENEEILIENMAKLYCKAFEKTNFNEMIERMKRHVEYADFKGIVAINDENEVVGFTYGYRSLEGQYYNQLMREALNLEQVEEWLQDCFEFVELAVHPQYQNEGLGTKLHNELLKGISNRTSVLTTQINNEKARSLYERLEWINILEPFHPSTNDVPYIIMGKNLKTKVN
- a CDS encoding GNAT family N-acetyltransferase, whose product is MNNSISYTIEHPTDFNELLALYESLRWNSLKLTVNELEQMCKQSWYAIYAFDDKRLVGMGRVISDGVITGIICGVGVLPEYQSMGIGKEIVERLVQHCEKSKVIPQLMCVEKLQPYYETIGFEAFSIGMTKHIKRC